The following coding sequences are from one Schizosaccharomyces osmophilus chromosome 1, complete sequence window:
- the rga8 gene encoding RhoGAP Rga8 translates to MAAISSFSNGFWSKDYATGINTLFERLSLGTQENEQVKSLVKLYKQANEDFGERLQEITKECMKNGNKEGTNEDCTSSNKAFEGLRSEIETQGKQHVRISNDLQSLVLRPLSKMSVDHVQKLQTSQYVLTNHVKDYEKKYHYMKKSKSTYYNRCRDVEDLEEEAKREEEQEGSSDLKTSNNQYSSGSSGFYDNSESSGQLEPVQLGFMEFKPDELQKVMSQILEELPLQDKRVPILGTYQNTCSGNIIVSWLQENLPVPTLVAAEAFGQDLIAEGFLRQIGQIGVGGTFVNSTNFYYQWKEKAFQIAGLDSHDALVENAKSLPFLGEYLSDYIQYRKQYAMESPLQRVQREALDTNTLYREAVYDLDKCRTLLEENVVDHLQFLQKCEIERVQFFKNTFMDMSTIISNFLPSMKLLADQIIVYQEIIQPDSDIRYILESSATGPFLPHVEVYEDYYNDIKDQVFGIDMEFLCHRDKKRVPIVVSTILSFLDQLYPTLPSDKVRQQLWLVNSPLSSIHQLREALNHAPNISKDILVQYSPTVVVGTLKLFLLELPDSIIPSSAFELIRSIYANHGNDEVYRVRLLQNLLSQLRRVNLATLSAVITHLHRLISLTTKDTNFVGNLANSLCMCISRPTFWSLSIQHDKHPSRFLEDLLTHGPTLFEELRKLSAAKRASDRGPSTLIANDKQSVSRKASVSSSASAPTSAPYASPRSSLDEVRPSVSEAEFTMDNVPSTLIRSSYASNARRGKRNVSQASQVSDASELDEQEFKDPSTDDTERGEVWQSFGNQE, encoded by the exons ATGGCAGCAATATCAAGCTTTTCAAATGGTTTTTGGAGTAAAGATTATGCCACAGGTATCAACACGCTGTTTGAGCGATTGAGTCTCGGTAcacaagaaaatgaacaag TCAAATCATTAGTTAAACTATATAAACAAGCAAATGAAGATTTCGGAGAAAGATTACAAGAAATCACCAAAGAATGCATGAAGAATGGCAACAAAGAAGGAACAAACGAAGATTGCACATCGTCAAACAAAGCATTCGAGGGCTTACGAAGCGAAATTGAAACCCAAGGAAAACAGCATGTTAGAATTTCAAACGACCTTCAATCTTTGGTGTTGAGACCACTTTCAAAGATGTCTGTTGACCATGTACAAAAATTGCAAACAAGCCAATACGTGTTGACAAACCATGTGAAagattatgaaaaaaaataccaTTACATGAAGAAGTCAAAGAGCACGTACTACAATAGATGTCGTGATGTAGAGGatcttgaagaagaagccaaaagagaagaagaacaagaaggGTCGTCTGACCTCAAAACGTCCAATAATCAATATTCGAGTGGTTCTTCCGGTTTTTATGACAATTCCGAATCCTCAGGACAACTTGAACCCGTTCAACTTGGGTTTATGGAGTTCAAGCCTGATGAACTTCAGAAAGTCATGTCTCAAATATTGGAGGAACTTCCTCTTCAAGACAAACGAGTCCCTATCTTAGGAACGTATCAAAATACCTGCTCAGGAAATATCATTGTTTCCTGGCTCCAGGAAAACCTTCCGGTTCCCACATTAGTAGCCGCCGAAGCGTTTGGTCAGGATCTGATTGCTGAAGGATTTTTGCGTCAAATAGGTCAAATTGGCGTAGGTGGTACATTTGTCAACAGCACAAACTTTTACTACCAATGGAAGgagaaagcttttcaaataGCCGGACTAGACAGTCATGATGCTCTTGTTGAAAATGCTAAatctttaccttttctCGGTGAATACCTTTCCGACTACATCCAATATAGAAAGCAATATGCGATGGAATCACCTTTGCAGCGTGTGCAGAGAGAAGCTCTAGATACGAACACGTTGTACAGGGAAGCTGTTTATGATTTAGACAAATGCCGAACACTTTTAGAGGAAAATGTTGTTGATCACTTAcaatttttacaaaaatgtgaaattgaacgagtacaatttttcaagaatACCTTTATGGATATGTCCACGATAATATCCAATTTCTTACCCTCAATGAAGTTGCTGGCCGACCAAATTATTGTGTATCAGGAAATCATTCAACCTGACAGTGATATCCGTTATATCCTTGAATCATCAGCCACTGGGCCTTTCTTGCCTCATGTCGAAGTTTACGAAGATTATTATAATGATATAAAGGATCAAGTCTTCGGTATTGACATGGAGTTCCTTTGCCATCGTGATAAAAAACGTGTTCCTATAGTTGTTAGCaccattctttctttccttgacCAATTGTATCCTACCCTTCCTTCGGATAAAGTTCGACAACAACTGTGGCTAGTCAACTCTCCTTTATCTTCTATACATCAATTAAGAGAGGCTTTGAATCATGCCCCAAATATAtcaaaagatattttgGTACAATACTCTCCTACAGTCGTTGTGGGCACACtgaagctttttcttttagaacTTCCAGATTCAATTATTCCTTCATCTGCTTTTGAGTTAATTCGTTCTATTTATGCCAACCATGGTAACGATGAAGTTTATCGGGTCCGTTTGTTACaaaatcttctttctcaacTTCGTAGAGTCAATTTGGCTACTTTGAGCGCTGTAATTACTCATTTGCATCGGTTAATTTCCTTAACGACTAAGGACACTAATTTTGTCGGTAACTTGGCTAACTCTCTCTGTATGTGTATTTCCAGACCAACATTCTGGAGTTTATCAATCCAACATGATAAACATCCCTCACGATTTTTAGAAGATCTTTTGACTCACGGCCCTACGttgtttgaagaattgagaAAACTAAGCGCAGCCAAGCGAGCTTCTGACCGAGGCCCTTCCACGCTTATTGCAAATGACAAGCAATCAGTATCTAGAAAAGCCtcagtttcttcttctgcttcTGCACCTACATCTGCACCATATGCTTCTCCCAGATCATCTTTAGACGAAGTTCGTCCTTCTGTCAGTGAAGCCGAATTTACAATGGATAATGTTCCTTCTACACTTATTCGTAGTTCTTATGCCTCGAACGCAAGAAGGGGTAAAAGAAATGTCAGTCAAGCTTCGCAAGTCAGTGATGCTAGTGAACTTGACGAGCAAGAGTTTAAAGATCCGAGTACAGACGATACCGAAAGAGGTGAAGTATGGCAGTCTTTCGGAAACCAAGAATAA
- the mrf1 gene encoding mitochondrial translation release factor, giving the protein MIIKCRSFGYFKTRLSCLFPVRFYASKPESIDHSLSATLLHKARNLSDEYKRLEVNRSENEAYINANNVELAKRFVRLQKIHNSFSNYESVYKQLEELRSMEVSEADPELKLLAQSETNSLQPLLSSSVEKLENSLLSQPPTHQSSALIEIRPGVGGTEAALFAKELADLYAKYASYRNWKTKVISSSVVQGTEGVSEMIFSIDGEGAYGQLMLEGGVHRVQRTPATETKGRVHTSTASVIVLPQMPQEESSSLYSPSDIRIEVMRSRGAGGQHVNRTESAVRLTHIPTGISVSMQDSRSQHQNREKAFMVLNSRLVAIKETKEMEEERAKRKDQVSSSSRSEKLRTYNYNQNRVTDHRLGLSFHDLDSFLEGTNKFHEFLETIRKWNRQQLLTSLDL; this is encoded by the exons ATGATTATAAAATGTAGAAGTTTTGGATATTTTAAGACTCGGCTCTCCTGCCTATTCCCAGTTCGATTTTATGCAAGCAAACCAGAATCCATCGACCATTCGCTTTCGGCGACATTATTACATAAAGCAAGAAATTTATCGGATGAATACAAAAGACTTGAAGTTAATCGGTCAGAAAAC GAAGCATATATCAATGCCAATAATGTAGAACTGGCCAAGAGGTTTGTGAGGTTACAGAAAATTCATAACTCTTTCTCTAACTATGAATCGGTTTACAAG CAACTAGAGGAATTGCGATCAATGGAAGTCTCTGAAGCCGATCCAGAGTTGAAGCTGTTGGCCCAGTCGGAAACAAACAGTCTACAGCCATTACTCTCTAGCTCCGTTGAAAAATTAGAGAATTCTCTACTTTCACAACCACCTACTCACCAATCTTCAGCGCTTATAGAAATTCGCCCTGGTGTAGGAGGTACTGAGGCAGCGctatttgcaaaagaacTAGCAGATTTGTATGCAAAATATGCTAGTTACAGAAActggaaaacaaaagtaatCTCGAGCAGCGTAGTACAAGGAACGGAAGGTGTTTCGGAAAtgatattttcaattgatgGTGAAGGCGCGTATGGCCAGTTGATGCTTGAAGGAGGTGTCCATCGCGTCCAAAGAACTCCCGCTACTGAAACGAAAGGAAGAGTACATACTAGCACTGCTTCTGTGATTGTTCTACCACAGATGCCTCAGGAAGAATCATCTTCCTTATACAGTCCTTCTGATATAAGAATAGAAGTGATGCGTTCGCGTGGCGCAGGAGGACAGCATGTAAACCGAACAGAATCAGCAGTCCGTTTGACTCATATACCAACTGGCATTTCTGTTAGTATGCAGGATTCTCGATCTCAACATCAAAATAGAGAGAAAGCATTCATGGTTTTGAACTCCCGCCTGGTTGCtattaaagaaacaaaagaaatggaagaagagagagcgaaaagaaaagaccaggtttcctcttcttctagGTCTGAAAAATTACGCACTTACAATTATAATCAAAATCGTGTAACAGATCATCGATTAGGTTTGAGCTTTCATGATttagattcttttttggaaggtACAAATAAGTTCCAcgaatttttggaaacgaTAAGGAAGTGGAATCGTCAGCAATTACTTACGTCCCTTGACCTTTAA